One Hermetia illucens chromosome 4, iHerIll2.2.curated.20191125, whole genome shotgun sequence DNA segment encodes these proteins:
- the LOC119653976 gene encoding uncharacterized protein LOC119653976 gives MATSDKVSEEDIQTPKIDTRRRLEEFLPPRSDVRVDSIRDVKLPPFWAPRPTLWFAQVEAQFVSNRITTDNAKFNAVISCLDFAILEQIADVVEKPPLVNKYDELKRQLIQRFTDTPETSLTKVLTELELGDKRPSQFYREIKSMAGDQLPEDAVRALWLRRLPSRVRAILTVSTDTKMSVLSEMADRIMGEFSATSSVSSVSRNVEFTQIPKEEPAKKNVLDEILERLKKLEMGARRERSRSNNRQRSRSRSRRYGNSDWCYYHRTFGNKANKCREPCSFVQSKPAEN, from the coding sequence ATGGCTACAAGTGATAAAGTGAGTGAGGAGGATATACAAACTCCGAAGATAGATACGCGTAGAAGACTGGAAGAATTTTTACCTCCGCGTTCAGACGTGCGTGTAGACTCTATTCGCGACGTGAAACTTCCGCCATTTTGGGCACCGAGGCCTACGTTGTGGTTCGCGCAAGTGGAAGCACAATTTGTTTCAAATCGCATTACAACAGACAATGCTAAGTTCAACGCAGTGATTTCCTGTCTAGATTTTGCGATACTAGAGCAAATCGCTGATGTGGTAGAAAAACCTCCATTAGTGAATAAATACGACGAATTAAAGCGTCAGCTCATTCAACGATTTACTGATACACCGGAAACGAGTCTAACAAAAGTTCTAACAGAATTGGAGTTAGGTGACAAACGACCATCTCAATTTTATCGGGAAATTAAATCAATGGCTGGTGATCAATTGCCTGAAGATGCGGTGAGAGCGTTATGGTTGAGACGGTTACCCTCCCGCGTACGTGCGATTTTAACTGTGTCAACCGATACAAAAATGAGCGTTCTCTCAGAAATGGCCGACCGTATAATGGGCGAATTTAGTGCGACATCGTCTGTGTCAAGTGTAAGCCGAAACGTGGAATTTACTCAGATTCCAAAAGAGGAACCTGCAAAGAAAAACGTGTTGGACGAAATTCTGGAACGTTTGAAGAAATTGGAAATGGGTGCACGACGAGAGCGAAGCCGTTCGAACAACCGACAACGTTCACGATCACGATCCCGACGATATGGTAACAGCGATTGGTGTTATTATCATCGTACTTTCGGGAATAAAGCCAACAAGTGTCGAGAACCGTGCTCTTTCGTTCAATCGAAGCCGGCGGAAAACTAA